A stretch of the Solanum dulcamara chromosome 6, daSolDulc1.2, whole genome shotgun sequence genome encodes the following:
- the LOC129892589 gene encoding benzyl alcohol O-benzoyltransferase, whose protein sequence is MNPIKQSSSQLVFTVRRQKAELIPPAKPTPLETKFLSDIDDQEGLRFQIPVINFYRKDSVSSVGGNHDPVKVIKKAIAETLVFYYPFAGRLREGNGRKLMVDCTGEGVMFVEADADVTLEEFGDELQPPFPCLEELLYDVPGSAGVLNCPLLLIQVTRLKCGGFIFALRLNHTMSDAAGLVQFMTAVGEMARGASVPSTLPVWCRELLNARNPPRVTCTHHEYDEVPDTKGTIIPLDDMVHKSFFFGPSEVSALRRFIPPHLRKCSTFELLTSVLWRCRTISLKPDPEEEVRVLCIVNARSKFNPPLPNGFYGNAFAFPVAVTTAAKLCKNPLGYALELVKKAKSDVTEEYMKSVADLMVMKGRPHFTVVRTYLVSDVTRAGFGEVDFGCGKAVYGGPAKGGVGAIPGVASFYIPFKNKNGENGIVVPICLPAFAMEIFVKELDGMLTGDDPLSNTNYAIIKPAL, encoded by the exons atGAATCCAATTAAGCAATCATCATCACAATTAGTATTCACAGTGAGGAGGCAAAAAGCAGAGCTAATACCTCCAGCAAAGCCAACTCCACTTGAAACTAAATTTCTCTCAGACATTGATGATCAAGAGGGTCTTCGCTTCCAAATTCCCGTTATTAATTTTTACCGTAAGGATTCGGTTTCTTCTGTGGGAGGAAATCATGACCCTGTAAAAGTTATTAAAAAGGCTATAGCTGAAACGCTTGTTTTTTACTACCCGTTTGCTGGTCGGCTCCGGGAGGGAAATGGCCGGAAGCTGATGGTGGATTGTACCGGTGAGGGAGTTATGTTCGTGGAGGCGGATGCTGATGTTACGCTTGAAGAATTTGGAGATGAACTTCAGCCTCCATTTCCGTGTTTGGAAGAGCTTCTTTATGATGTTCCTGGCTCTGCTGGAGTTCTTAATTGTCCTCTGCTTCTTATTCAG GTAACTCGTCTCAAGTGTGGTGGTTTCATTTTCGCACTGCGATTGAACCACACGATGAGTGATGCAGCCGGTCTTGTCCAATTCATGACTGCTGTGGGCGAAATGGCACGCGGGGCATCTGTTCCGTCTACACTCCCAGTCTGGTGCAGAGAATTGCTAAACGCACGAAATCCACCTCGAGTGACTTGCACACATCACGAGTACGATGAAGTTCCTGATACAAAGGGTACAATTATCCCATTAGATGAcatggttcataaatctttcttttttggcCCTTCGGAGGTCTCAGCGCTTCGTCGATTCATCCCTCCTCATTTGCGCAAATGTTCCACTTTTGAACTGCTCACATCAGTCCTCTGGCGCTGTCGAACCATTTCTCTTAAACCCGATCCTGAAGAGGAAGTCCGCGTTCTTTGCATTGTCAATGCACGTTCCAAGTTCAATCCACCCTTGCCTAATGGCTTCTACGGCAACGCCTTTGCGTTCCCGGTAGCAGTCACGACCGCGGCTAAATTGTGCAAAAATCCATTAGGATACGCACTGGAGCTAGTGAAGAAGGCCAAGTCAGACGTGACCGAAGAATACATGAAATCGGTAGCGGATTTGATGGTGATGAAAGGGAGGCCCCATTTCACTGTGGTTCGGACTTATCTCGTGTCGGACGTGACTCGAGCTGGATTCGGAGAAGTGGATTTTGGATGCGGGAAAGCAGTGTATGGTGGACCGGCTAAAGGAGGAGTAGGGGCAATTCCTGGTGTGGCTAGTTTTTACATACCATTTAAAAACAAGAATGGTGAAAATGGAATTGTGGTCCCTATATGTTTGCCTGCCTTTGCAATGGAAATATTCGTTAAGGAACTCGATGGCATGTTGACAGGTGATGATCCATTAAGCAACACAAACTATGCCATTATCAAACCTGCACTTTGA
- the LOC129892625 gene encoding benzyl alcohol O-benzoyltransferase-like — MNPIKQSSSQLVFTVRRQKAELIPPAKPTPLETKFLSDIDDQEGLRFQIPVINFYRKDSVSSVGGNHDPVKVIKKAIAETLVFYYPFAGRLREGNGRKLMVDCTGEGVMFVEADADVTLEEFGDELQPPFPCLEELLYDVPGSAGVLNCPLLLIQVTRLKCGGFIFALRLNHTMSDAAGLVQFMTAVGEMARGASVPSTLPVWCRELLNARNPPRVTCTHHEYDEVPDTKGTIIPLDDMVHKSFFFGPSEVSALRRFIPPHLRKCSTFELLTSVLWRCRTISLKPDPEEEVRVLCIVNARSKFNPPLPNGFYGNAFAFPVAVTTAAKLCKNPLGYALELVKKAKSDVTEEYMKSVADLMVMKGRPHFTVVRTYLVSDVTRAGFGEVDFGCGKAVYGGPAKGGVGAIPGVASFYIPFKNKNGENGIVVPICLPAFAMEIFVKELDGMLTGDDPLSNRNYAIIKPAL; from the exons atGAATCCAATTAAGCAATCATCATCACAATTAGTATTCACAGTGAGGAGGCAAAAAGCAGAGCTAATACCTCCAGCAAAGCCAACTCCACTTGAAACTAAATTTCTCTCAGACATTGATGATCAAGAGGGTCTTCGCTTCCAAATTCCCGTTATTAATTTTTACCGTAAGGATTCGGTTTCTTCTGTGGGAGGAAATCATGACCCTGTAAAAGTTATTAAAAAGGCTATAGCTGAAACGCTTGTTTTTTACTACCCGTTTGCTGGTCGGCTCCGGGAGGGAAATGGCCGGAAGCTGATGGTGGATTGTACCGGTGAGGGAGTTATGTTCGTGGAGGCGGATGCTGATGTTACGCTTGAAGAATTTGGAGATGAACTTCAGCCTCCATTTCCGTGTTTGGAAGAGCTTCTTTATGATGTTCCTGGCTCTGCTGGAGTTCTTAATTGTCCTCTGCTTCTTATTCAG GTAACTCGTCTCAAGTGTGGTGGTTTCATTTTCGCACTGCGATTGAACCACACGATGAGTGATGCAGCCGGTCTTGTCCAATTCATGACTGCTGTGGGCGAAATGGCACGCGGGGCATCTGTTCCGTCTACACTCCCAGTCTGGTGCAGAGAATTGCTAAACGCACGAAATCCACCTCGAGTGACTTGCACACATCACGAGTACGATGAAGTTCCTGATACAAAGGGTACAATTATCCCATTAGATGAcatggttcataaatctttcttttttggcCCTTCGGAGGTCTCAGCGCTTCGTCGATTCATCCCTCCTCATTTGCGCAAATGTTCCACTTTTGAACTGCTCACATCAGTCCTCTGGCGCTGTCGAACCATTTCTCTTAAACCCGATCCTGAAGAGGAAGTCCGCGTTCTTTGCATTGTCAATGCACGTTCCAAGTTCAATCCACCCTTGCCTAATGGCTTCTACGGCAACGCCTTTGCGTTCCCGGTAGCAGTCACGACCGCGGCTAAATTGTGCAAAAATCCATTAGGATACGCACTGGAGCTAGTGAAGAAGGCCAAGTCAGACGTGACCGAAGAATACATGAAATCGGTAGCGGATTTGATGGTGATGAAAGGGAGGCCCCATTTCACTGTGGTTCGGACTTATCTCGTGTCGGACGTGACTCGAGCTGGATTCGGAGAAGTGGATTTTGGATGCGGGAAAGCAGTGTATGGTGGACCGGCTAAAGGAGGAGTAGGGGCAATTCCTGGTGTGGCTAGTTTTTACATACCATTTAAAAACAAGAATGGTGAAAATGGAATTGTGGTCCCTATATGTTTGCCTGCCTTTGCAATGGAAATATTCGTTAAGGAACTCGATGGCATGTTGACAGGTGATGATCCATTAAGCAACAGAAACTATGCCATTATCAAACCTGCACTTTGA